The nucleotide sequence GGATAGTATGTTGCATAGTAGACTGTGTCAAAAGCAGTGTCCCTCAGGTACCCCCACAAGATTTTGCATGTAGGATTTCACTAACAAATCCCACATGAACTAACAAAATAATGCGTAATGGGTACATTTCTAATTAACTATGgctttgaaattgaaattcacgCATCAAGGCTTTGAAAAAGTTGAAGAGCAGGACTGAATGATTATACCTGACTAACAAATCCAGTTTCGAGAATCCAATCTATTGGAATTTGAAACAATTTGTACCGCTTTGCAGCAGATTCTCTCATTCGGGAGAGGTTGTAGACCCCATGTTCAAGCCTGTTTTAGTCCCATCAAAAAGTAAAGTCAGCCAACAcatcagggaaaaaaaaaaaaaaagcaaacgAGCCAACACTAGACACGTTTTTTCATGGTAGTGAGAATGGTAATATACTTTTCAAGCAAAGCCTGCATTTTCTTGAGAGCCGGACCACAAGGCTGGCGGGCAACATCCCTAAAAGATGAAGCCTCGGATTCAAGCTTCTTCAGATCACAAAACCCAAATGCTGCTTCACGCAATGCGTCGGCTTTTTGCTCCGGCCAATTGAAGTGTTTCAACACCGCCCTTTCATCAACCTAAACACAACAAAATCAACATTTCACCATGagaatttggcaaaaaaaaagGGTGACATTAACTGGGTCTTGacagattaaataaaaaaacataccaAGAAAGAGAGTTCATCGTCCAGCCACTTTACGAAAGGCACCACATCCTCAATGTTTGTGAAGGCGGCGTTTTCGACTTCTTTGATCAGAAATCTTATGAAATCACCCTGTGTTTCTACGTCGGTTTTGATCTGTGAAAAATAGGCACTAAATGTATCAGATTACCAAAGACTAACCCTGTTTCTCCTAGTGATGACGATCGTGTCCTAATTCAGACATTTTAGAACTACTTTGTCTTTGCCTACCATGACATGTAGAAATGTCTTGAAATGACAAAATTGCctcttgaatttgaaaaaagattGCAACTTTATGGCAAGCCTATTTTGAATCTAAACAGTGTCTTATCCTCCAAGGCAAAAACACCCCAACAGGGAAAGTAAGGGCACCAGTAAAGACAAAGGACTTGTCAGGTTGGGTACTGGCATAAAGCCAATGGCAGTTTGGTGAATAATAGTAAAACTATGCCGGAAACTGGAACTTACTGCCAGCAAGTGAGAGGACCGGTTCTCGATTTCTCCGATCATGTCGCGGGCGTTGGCATTCGCCGGCACTTCCTGGGCTCCGGCTCCTGAATCACGCCGGGAGTCTCTTCGCATTAGGGAGTGGTAGAACTCTACCACCTCCGGCACTCTTCTCACCTTTGTTGGCATTGGTTTTAGTCCTCTTGGAGGTGGTGGAGGCGGAGGTGGGGCGGCTTTTGATGGTGGCTGTGGTGGTGGAGGCACTGATTTTTTTGTTAGtgtgggtggtggtggtggtggtggcggtggaGTAGGAGCTTCTGGTGTAGCTCTGTTTTCTGGTATTGTGGTGGATGATGACGTtgacgacgacgacgacgacgatGATGAACATGATGGTTTTGGAGGAGGTTTTGGAACCCTAGGAACTCGAGATCTCACAGACTCGGAGGTTTCGGCGATTTCTTCGGAGTTGCACCGAGAATGTCTCGGCCTTTCTGGTTCGCTTTCATCTTTCTTCAAATCTGAAACTTCAAACTTCTGATTGTCGTGAACTTCCGGACACTTGACTCCTTTCCTCAAGCTCTTGATCAGATTCGATTTCACGGACGCATCGATCAGCCCCTGAAACCGCTGAGAAGACGAAAGCTCATCGCTCTCCCCTGTTTCGGTCCACAACGCCTTCGACTCCACTCTGCTCCGCTCCGACGCTGCTTTCTTCAGTTCCGCCACCTCCGCCTCCAATGCCTTCACCTTCCCTTCGCTCTCTCGCCTCTCCTCCTCCATCTTCACCTTTAACTCCTCCACCTCTCCTTTCAACCTCTCGTTCTCACCCTCCAAACCCTCGATTTTCTTCACGCACTTTTCAATCTCACCTTCCTTGGCCGTGATCTCATTCTCCAAAACCGGAAGTATTGCCACAGACTCCTTAAGCAACTTCTGCTCAAGGAGCTCAGTCTTCAAGCGAGACTCCCTCTCCCTCAACTCCTCCACCAAACGGAGCAACTCTGTCACGTCAGGCGGTCGGGGCTGGACCTGAGCGGAGGAACGAGGGAAGTAGACCCCAAAAGAGCGAGAGAACACGGGCTTCTGAGGACCCTTGGCAGAGCTAGGGGAAGGCAACGGAGGTTTGGGCGGCGTCTCCGTCTTGGCATTATTGGCGGGCGACCTCTGCAACCCCATTGCGACCTTAACCTTGCCGGCCACCATTATCACTCCAAGCAGAGCCGCTCACTTCTCCTTCTCTGGTCTCTACACAGACTACACTCCTCTTGTTTCTGATAGGAGTAAACCACGCACGTCCTTGTCTGTGAGGTCTGCAAGCTGTATAGTTAGTGAGAGATTTTTCGAATATTtcgagagagaaaaaataaaaataaaaaataaaactgagAGAGGAGGGAAAGGGCACATATGACGAGGAACGGTCTTCTCTTCTCTCTTGgatcttctcttctcttctcttggatccagtttaaaaaaaaaaacaaaaaagaaaagaaaagaaaaaagaaatcataagtttaaaaacaaaaagaaaaaccagaaaaagagaaaggaaagaagaacgatttgaaatggtataaaCACCGTACGCACCCGAGTAGGTAAAGTTGAATTCTCGCATCAGTCATTAAGAAAACCTTGACTTCACGCGCTGAGGAAGGGTAATTGGGTCATTTACCATAAACGAGGGTGGTCTGATCTCGTGGGCCACCGGACTCATGGAGTATGGAAGTTTTCTAGGGGCTTTACTGAGGAGACGGGGAGACTGTCATTCAACTAATATTTGGAAAAGTAGAAATTCTTTAGAACTAAGAAAAGTTCGCTCTAACGGTCGGCTTGCTATCTCGACATCCAGTTTCTCGCGATATTCTCATTTTATGAGAAGTCAAAGAGTCCATTtaagtctttttctttttttcttttttctttttctccattcTTAATCGtcgaaaaaaatataatttgtattaaaCTAGTTTAGTTCtccttaaaatgataattaagaataatttaatagtGAAGATGAGTCCAAGGAGATGTTTGGTAAgctaatttaaatcattaagtaaattaaatatatttaataaaacaacttaatgatattacttaaaataaaaaataattttaaataataaataaaaataattaacttatttttaagtctacATTTTCGTGTTATATTTTTACcttaatttaaactaatacatctataatcttattttttataccaAAACTTCAATTGTTATTTAACTTCTTTTACCTTAAttatgatttataaaaataaatatgtcaatttaataatttaaaatatattcttaacttaattttattaagtaaTCTTAATAAgctttaaatcaataatttaaattaaatcaaattaagttattaagtaaaagAATTCTCACccattccattttcttctttgaagAGAATAGAAGcctttaattttgtaaatgttTACAACATCATATTCATCATTAGTGAAGaccaaacaatcaaataaaatattttgattttaatattttcaaatctgtaattttaataaaaatatttctccaAAATTCATCTTTTTTCTCACCTTAATTAATCAgtctatcaaaaataaaataaaattgtaaattttaatacaaatagAATTTGGAAAAATAGTAGGATTATGCTTTTCTTTGGCATAAGTGTATATCCTGAtgctaaattattattttttgttcaacTTATTTGTTGTAATAAAAGAATAGGTGTGAAGTGATTTTTGTGTGGACAATTTGACTATGGAGGGGAATGTCTTTAAATGTTAGCATGTGTTTCTTTTCAACAatgttcataaataatttttattgccCCCTTTAGTGTTCATAAATAAATCTAACATTTATaagaattcttatattttatatatcaagttaaatttacattaattttcaaaataactaACCATTACAATGAGAatacaatcaaataaatttatttttaccttgGAGACACtattcaatttttgtttctctttgggTGCAAGTGGCCATTTATGCTCACATAGAATTGGGCCCAAACTAGGTACATTGCCTTCCCTGGCATATGCATCAACTTTTTGAATATCTTTCcttttatgataataattttcaGCATTCAAacattcaataatttattttttgaaaatttttgcagAAGTTTGAATATTATGAAATAGAGTTCGAAAAACGCTTCCATCTTATTATAAGATTACGCTTCCATCTTATCAAACACGTTCAAAGTTAACATTGAAAACTTAGGACCCATTGGATGACTATTTTTGTCtatagttttatgtttttggaaatatataaattaattttaaaattacatattttgaattatttttttttttataaaagataaaaataaaatcatttattaatttaaatttatttttcattttctttcttttatattttctattaaaatattaataaccaAAGATACATTGGGGAGTCAAACATAGCCCTGAAACTACTTTTTAACTTGAATGGGCAGTCCTATTATgtgaagtaaaaattaaatcaacacattaagtttttagtttctttcacaagctatatatgcatgtgatgtGATTATGTCTATTTAAGAAGCAACCCCAAAGATCAATTTGAAAGGATCATTTCACCTAAACATGAGAGCCGTTATTAAAAAAgtaagattaaaatattttttaaaatattatttagctacttcataataatttttttaacaaccttaataattgaagaaaattaaGAGCATAAACATTCCttgacaaaatttcaaaattaagttGCTAACATGGCCACCTAGAAAAGTTGAGATGGTtgataaaatcaataatttcatCTTTTCCCACTTTTAAAAGCTAATAATTGGGGGTATTGGTGCCGTTATAATGGAAATTAATTGACTTAGGTGagatatatatatcaagaacACATACAACTCATTGGGGGCAGCTCACACCAATAAGATACTCTGCAACCCTACAATTTTTAGGTGGGTGGGGGGGCAGTTGGATGGTTTTCCCCTCTTGGAGGCTCATGGCTGAAACATCACTTTCATtctacaaaagaagaaaaaaaaaattggtagcACACCCAAGGATTGACCATTACCAGACCGAGAAAACTCCCTCCTTGTCTgcaattatttttccttttggtcTCATGATCTCATGGCCTCTTGTCTGTAGTAAAAAGAGGTGAAAGAAAACAGGGCATGGGGTTGGGTGTGAGGTTGACGTGAGATTGGTTTATGAACAATCTCACGTTGCTTGCCCTTGTGGTTATGGTCTCCCTCCCTCCACTCTCTCTATCTCTCGACTGTAGGGCGATGTTTTCAAATAGCTTTGTCCGACCAGTTGTATTTATTGAATCATCAAGAGAAAATGATCAAAACGGGCTATTGTCtggttttttgtattttaagtCGATTGTTATAATAGATTGATTCAAATAGCATAGaatattctcaaaataattgaCCAAAAACAGTGTAAGATGACAATGGAAAATGTGGGCTCTCCCTTGATCGTAGGGACCTGTACATCATATCCCCAAATATATTTGCTTTTTGGCTTGTTTCTCTCATTTCACATTACCATAGTCGGGTTTtggattattttctatttttggttttaGTTGGGtgtcaaatttataattttttaaaaggataGTATTGGTATGGTAAATGttatattaaagatgaaaaaatttcttatataaAGTCAAAATATGGTTTTTAGAAGTAATATTATCTTTACTTCTATGTTAAAACTCTTTTTCAATAGTAGAGAATTAAtcaaatagattaaaaaaaaaaaaaaaagtgtttggcttttcaaaattggaatatGTTTTGTTATAGAAAGCTTTTGTTtaattaccctttaaaaagttgaaattttttttatttagttttagcttgaatatacttttgttttaaaaaataaaaaacattaataaattctatataaaatgtaaGATGAGTATAAACTTATTTAAaccttgtttggtaactgttttaggaaaaaaaaaaaaaaccatattttataatgaaaaataagaaaatagttttttatcattgaaagtataaaaacatatttttatctttaaaaaaatagttttttatttttaaaataaaaaatatgatatttttaaataacatattttt is from Vitis riparia cultivar Riparia Gloire de Montpellier isolate 1030 chromosome 10, EGFV_Vit.rip_1.0, whole genome shotgun sequence and encodes:
- the LOC117923823 gene encoding protein CHUP1, chloroplastic translates to MVAGKVKVAMGLQRSPANNAKTETPPKPPLPSPSSAKGPQKPVFSRSFGVYFPRSSAQVQPRPPDVTELLRLVEELRERESRLKTELLEQKLLKESVAILPVLENEITAKEGEIEKCVKKIEGLEGENERLKGEVEELKVKMEEERRESEGKVKALEAEVAELKKAASERSRVESKALWTETGESDELSSSQRFQGLIDASVKSNLIKSLRKGVKCPEVHDNQKFEVSDLKKDESEPERPRHSRCNSEEIAETSESVRSRVPRVPKPPPKPSCSSSSSSSSSTSSSTTIPENRATPEAPTPPPPPPPPPTLTKKSVPPPPQPPSKAAPPPPPPPPRGLKPMPTKVRRVPEVVEFYHSLMRRDSRRDSGAGAQEVPANANARDMIGEIENRSSHLLAIKTDVETQGDFIRFLIKEVENAAFTNIEDVVPFVKWLDDELSFLVDERAVLKHFNWPEQKADALREAAFGFCDLKKLESEASSFRDVARQPCGPALKKMQALLEKLEHGVYNLSRMRESAAKRYKLFQIPIDWILETGFVSQIKLASVKLAMKYMKRVSAELETVGGGPEEEELIVQGVRFAFRVHQFAGGFDVETMRAFQELRDKARSCHIQCQNQQPQKFVCRSTPC